A single window of Nitrospiraceae bacterium DNA harbors:
- a CDS encoding NTP transferase domain-containing protein — protein sequence MQKWIDTRGGSPRYSQGRTTQLRSQGPGSLWSLVLAGGHGERLREYTEQRFGAYRPKQYCAFMGKRSMIQHTWRRAKALCLPHRVVTVMDQSHWGYVRTQLIQEPLGRVVWQPDNRGTGPGVFLPLSYIRAHDPHATVVLWPSDHFIFPVEPMIQVVRDAAALVQEQPHRMVLLTVPPQSREQDYGWVIPGSRLRHPGGIRVREVRRFVEKPQGAQLEDIALSGGQWNTLVLIANVQTLWEAGRQCIPEVVLPLEEHAGGIGTSSEHQQLLHLYRTMPTRNFSSDLLSLIPQQLHMMDLTGVCWSDWGMPERIQETIACMRQGELFGVNSESVGGVWMTSRQKETVQEEFTGVLG from the coding sequence ATGCAAAAATGGATTGACACTCGCGGAGGTTCCCCACGGTATTCTCAAGGTCGGACTACGCAGCTACGTTCACAGGGTCCTGGTTCCCTGTGGTCTCTGGTCCTGGCAGGTGGACATGGGGAGCGCCTTCGGGAATATACCGAACAGCGTTTCGGAGCGTATCGACCGAAGCAATATTGTGCGTTTATGGGAAAACGATCGATGATCCAACATACGTGGAGGCGGGCGAAAGCCCTTTGCCTTCCTCACCGGGTTGTGACGGTGATGGATCAATCACACTGGGGCTATGTACGGACACAATTAATCCAGGAACCCCTGGGCCGGGTGGTCTGGCAACCTGATAATCGAGGAACCGGTCCCGGTGTGTTTTTGCCCCTCTCCTATATTCGAGCGCATGATCCTCATGCCACGGTTGTTCTGTGGCCTTCTGATCATTTCATTTTCCCCGTTGAACCGATGATTCAGGTGGTGCGTGATGCGGCGGCCCTGGTCCAGGAACAACCGCATCGTATGGTGTTGTTGACTGTTCCTCCTCAGTCGCGGGAGCAGGACTATGGATGGGTGATTCCAGGTAGTCGTCTCCGGCATCCGGGAGGGATCCGGGTCAGGGAAGTGCGAAGATTTGTGGAGAAACCCCAGGGTGCCCAGCTTGAGGACATTGCCCTGAGTGGAGGGCAATGGAATACGTTGGTGTTGATTGCCAATGTCCAGACCTTATGGGAAGCCGGTCGTCAGTGTATCCCGGAAGTCGTGCTGCCTCTAGAAGAACATGCGGGCGGGATCGGGACCTCAAGTGAACATCAACAATTGCTGCATCTCTATCGAACGATGCCCACGAGAAATTTCTCGAGTGACCTCCTCTCGCTGATTCCTCAGCAATTACACATGATGGATCTGACCGGGGTCTGTTGGAGTGATTGGGGAATGCCTGAGCGCATTCAGGAGACCATTGCGTGTATGAGACAAGGTGAACTCTTTGGAGTTAATAGCGAATCGGTTGGCGGGGTTTGGATGACGTCCCGTCAGAAGGAAACGGTTCAGGAGGAATTCACCGGTGTCCTGGGATAG
- a CDS encoding transposase — translation MAEWSHERFNGAFRRECLDAESFRHLTEAQVVIEAWRHRYNQERPHSTLGYQTPARVYGKAARQGSGSEVSSGAVLKISTPIFDHHATIGTRPDSEAGKKSTIRGSSDQDTITRKT, via the coding sequence CTGGCAGAATGGAGCCATGAGAGATTCAATGGGGCGTTTCGGCGGGAATGTTTAGATGCAGAATCGTTTCGGCACCTGACGGAAGCGCAAGTGGTGATCGAAGCGTGGCGCCATCGGTATAATCAGGAGCGGCCTCATAGCACGCTCGGGTATCAGACGCCAGCCAGGGTTTACGGGAAGGCCGCAAGGCAAGGATCCGGTTCCGAAGTGAGTTCGGGAGCCGTGCTGAAAATTTCGACGCCCATCTTTGACCATCACGCCACGATCGGGACACGACCCGATTCAGAGGCCGGAAAAAAATCAACCATTAGGGGCAGCAGCGACCAAGACACGATCACTCGGAAAACCTAA
- a CDS encoding DDE-type integrase/transposase/recombinase, which translates to MILLASAGAGRFEPAGEALRAPCYLRSDNVPKLRAQAWLTFYERHGIIPSRIRPGKPWQNGAMRDSMGRFGGNV; encoded by the coding sequence ATGATCCTTCTCGCATCAGCAGGTGCTGGCCGTTTTGAACCGGCTGGTGAGGCACTACGGGCGCCTTGCTATCTCCGCAGCGACAATGTGCCTAAACTGCGGGCGCAGGCATGGCTCACCTTTTATGAACGCCACGGAATTATCCCGAGTCGGATTCGGCCGGGAAAGCCCTGGCAGAATGGAGCCATGAGAGATTCAATGGGGCGTTTCGGCGGGAATGTTTAG
- a CDS encoding transposase, whose translation MKKTRFTEEQIIRILRDADTKTIEAAAWQPGVSEQSIYRWKRQFGQMDVA comes from the coding sequence ATGAAGAAGACGCGGTTTACGGAAGAACAGATTATCCGGATTTTGCGGGATGCCGACACGAAAACGATTGAGGCGGCCGCTTGGCAACCCGGGGTTTCGGAGCAATCCATTTATCGGTGGAAACGGCAGTTTGGCCAGATGGACGTGGCATAG